CCATATTTTGTCCCTGGACCGCCACATCTTTATAGTTAAATCCGGATGTTGAGGTTGCTCCGCTGCCGCTGAAATTGAAAGTTCCTGCCGAAACGTCCTGCACGCCTTTAATTTTCATCAGCTCTTTTTTGATGGTGGCATAGCGTTCAAAATTCCCTTCGTTGCCGGTTCTTCTAAAAGAAATATCAATAACCTGATTTCCCTGAAAGCCCAGTTCTTTGTTCATCATGAAGTTCACCTGCTGGTAAACAATATAGGACCCTATTATAAAAAAAGTGGCTATCGTAAACTGAAGGATCAGCATTCCGTTTCGCAGCCATACTCCGTTCTTACTGCGTCCGAAATTTCCTTTCAGTACTTTCAGGGTTTCGAAATTGGATACATAAACTGCCGGAAAAATTCCGGCCACCAGAATAACAACCAGCACAATGCCCAGTAACTGTAAATAAAACTGGCTTCCTTCCAGCTCAAGCGATTTTTCTAAAAAGGAGTTGTAATACGGCAGCGATAGTTCCACTAACATAAGCGACAACACCACGGCACAGCAGACCACTAAAATGGTTTCGAAAACAAATTGCTGTATAATTTGTTTTTTAGTAGCTCCGATAATTCTTCTGACGCCTACTTCTTTGGCTCTTTTGATGGCATTTGCCGTTGTCAGGTTTACATAATTAACGATGGACAATACTAAAATAAGTACCGATAAGCCGATCATGATTACCAAAAACTGGTAGTTTCCTTTTTTCTCCGGGAGAATACTGACATTCTCATTAAGCCTTGCCGTTTCTAACGAACTGAGCCCGGATTTGGTAGCACCATATCTTTTTACAAATTCCGGACCGCTCAATCCCTGCTCTTTAGCCATTTTTAATGTGGTGTTCTCATAATAGATCCTGTCTATTGTTTTGATTACCGCAGCTGTTTTTGCCGGATTCTTCAGTTTCAGCAACAGTCCGTAATTATAGTTCCCCCACTGGTCGCTATTTTCCTGCAGGCTTGATGCGATCAGATTGGTAACAACTTCCGGTGCCAGTGACGATTTCCCGGGAATGCGGTATACGCCCCGGATCATAAAAATTCTTCCGGAGTATTCTACCTGTTTTCCTAACGGCTCTTCCTCTTTAAAGAGCAGCTTGGCCGTGCTTTCTGAAATCGCCATACTATTGCCATCCTGTATAGCCGTTTTCGGGCTTCCTTTGACAAATTCAAAAGGAAAAAAAGAAAAGAAGTTGCTCTGGGCATCAATAATTTTATTGATTAATTCTTTTTTGCCTTTGTAGCTTACAATTTCCTCATAATACCACGGATTGTAATAGCAATAGCTATCAATATCCTTAGACGTCTTGATTACTATCGGTCCGAGCGGAGCCGGATTGGAGGCCCAGATACCGGCATCGCCCATATCGTTAAACACTTCAAATATCTTTTCTTTTTCCGGATTCCAGGCATTGTACGAATGTTCCTCATTCCAGTACAGGATCGCAAAGATCAATCCCGAAATCCCGATACTCAGCCCCAATACATTCAGTATTGAGAACAGTTTGTTTTGTTTAAAATGATAAACAAATATTTTTAACCAGTTTAAAATCATAGTTTTATATTTTTATAAAAACACCTTATTGCTCAGCCATGTGCTGTTTCACAAACCAAAATTCCTGTTCACAATTGCATTCCCGGGCAAAAGCATTCAGGGTGTTCAACAGTACTACAGCCATTGTTCTTTTCAGTGTTCTCATTTTATCTTTTCTGAACCTTCCTATTCGGCTGAAATTTTACCCAAAGTTGCTTTTTGCTGGCTTATATTTTTAGGTGTTCCGTAATATTTAACAACAGCCGTTGAATTAGCCGATACATCCAGTGAGTTCTTTACATTTACCGTAACCACTGCGGCACTTTCTGCCTTTACCACAGCATTTTGTACCACAAGGTCTTTTGCTTTACAAAACGAACTGCTGGCGGTTTCAAGTTTCATATTTTCGGCTTTGCCGGTCACTTTCAGGGTGGAGGCACCGGAAAGATTTGCACCGAGATCTTTGGTTTCAATATTTCCTTTAAAAGTTGCTGCAGAATTGAGTTTCAATACCGCTTCTGTAGCTTTTATGTTTCCGGAAAATACCGCCCCGGAAGCCAGATCAACAACCGCTTTTTTAACCGTAATGGTGTTTTCTGACGAAAATCCGGCACCGGAATCAATTTTAAAAGACGCTACATTGGGTGCTGTTACCGACACTTTTAATACCTGAAAATTGTTTGTGCCTTTTTTGGACTGTACACTGATTTTCAGCGTTTCACCTTTTACGGCCGTAACTATCTGCTTTAATTTATCTTCATTATCGGATTCCACTTTTACCGTCGTGGTATTCCCTTGTGTAAAAAACACCTGAACACCTTTGGAAACTTCAATTTTGGTAAAACCGGCAATCGCTCTGTTTTCGGAAACCTGGGCATTACAAAGTAATCCTACAAGTCCTATCGTTGCTGTAATAATAAATCGTATCATGGTTGTGTCTGTTTAAGGTTAGTTTTCTTTTGCGTCAACAAAGACGTCTACATTTCTGGAATTGTTTTTTTCGGTAAGAATGGTGCCGTCTTTCATATAAATTGTTTTCTGCGAGAAAGAAGCGTCATAATCCGAGTGGGTCACCATTAGTATCGTGGCTCCTTTTGCGTGCAAATCTGTCAGTAGCTCCATTACTTCATTTCCGTTTTTACTATCCAGGTTTCCGGTAGGTTCATCGGCAAGGATAATTTTAGGGTCGTTAATTAAAGCTCTGGCTACGGCTACACGCTGCTGCTGTCCGCCGGAAAGCTGCTGCGGATAATGTTTTAAACGGTGTGAAATGGACAGTCTTTGCGCTATTGCTTCGACTTTTTTCTTTCTTTCGGCAACATTCACATTGTTATAAATCAGCGGCAGCGCTATGTTATCATACACCGAAAGCTCATCGATCAGGTTAAAATTCTGAAAAATAAACCCGATGTTTTGTTTTCTCACTTTGGCTTTCTCCACTTCTTTTAAGCCGTTGATTTCCTGATTCAGCATCAGGTAACTGCCGCCGGAAGCGCTGTCCAAAAGTCCTACAATGTTTAGCAATGTCGATTTCCCACAGCCGGAAGGTCCCATAATGGTCACAAAATCGCCTTCATTAACCTGTAAGGATATTCCGTTTAAGGCGGCTGTTTCGACTTCTTCCGTTCTAAAAACTTTTGAAAGATTTTCGATTTTTATCATAACTGTTCGTTTATTGATTGATGATTGATTTCTTAATTATTTTTTTTTTGGCCTGTTCGTAAAACAGCACCGTTTGTTTTATTTTTTCCACATTGGGCATCCCTTGTCAGATTGCTTTTACCTGCTTTAAAGCGGCTGCTAAATGTATATGTTTTTTAGTCGTCACGACTGCAAAAGTTACGGCTTTATCTTTTATACAAGCTGCTTTTGCTGGCGGTTTCTCTTTTAATGATGCTATTTTTCCAGATTTAATACGGTTACCTCCTGATAATCTTTATAGGAAGAGGTAATCACTTTTTCCCCTGCTTTTAAGCCGTCCAGCACTTCAAAGTACAACGGGTTTTCCCTTCCCAGTGTTATCGATCTTCTTACGGCTTTATTTCCCTGAACCACGAAAACCCATTTCCCGGAAGTTTCCTGACTGAAATTGCCTTTGGGCAATACAATTTTCTTAGTTCTTTCGGAAAGGATCAGCTTTACGCCAAAGCTTAATCCCTGCTGTAAATCCAGATCTTTTTCACTTTCAAAGTTCATCTCAATCTGGAATTTGCCTTCTTTTACTTCCGGAATCACTTTTGAGATGATAACGTTCACCTGTTTGTCCTTATATTCTATCGTTCCTTTTTGTCCCGTAGCGACTCTTTCCAGATAAAACTCGTCTATTTTTGCCATTAGCTTGTATCCTTTCATCACGTCAATCTTACCGATACTTTCTCCTGCCTGATAGGTTTTCCCTAATATAGGTTCAAAAGAGGACAGTCTGCCGGATAAAGGGGCGGTAACCAGGAAGTTTTTCTTGTTGCTTCTTAAAATCTCGAGGCTTTTTTCCATTGTTGCAATCGACCGGTTGATCTGGCCGATCTGTACGCGGTTGGTTTGTTTTTCTTTTTGGATACTCTGCTGGATAATGTTTTTTCTTTCCTGCTGAAAACGAAAACTCTCCTTAGTGGTTTCCCAGTCGTTTTTAGCAATGATCTCTTTTCGAAACAGTCTTTCATTCAGATCATATAGTTGTTTGGCAGCATTGTAATCGTGCTCAATTGCAATAAGGTCTTTTGCCAGGTTCAGTTCCTGATTCCGGATATCCAGACGTGCCTTGTTTAAATTATTAATCTGTTCAATAATGGAAGTTTCCTGCGTCAGGTAACTGAGTTCCGTATTCGGGTTGTACAATTTTGCCAAAGCCTGTCCTTTTTCAACATTATCACCGTTTCCTACAAAGATCTCCTGAACGGAACCCCCTTCAACAACATTTATCAGCATGGAATGCAACGGCTCCACTTTTGCCTGGAAGGCGATAAAATCTTCAAAGTATTCTTTTTCTACAGTTTTTACAATGATTTCACTTTGGCTGATATTCAGACTTCTTTCATTGGTAATCATTGCATAAGCAAAATAACCCGCCGCTAAAAAGAGCAAAATAAATCCGATACGATAGCTATTTTTTCTATTTTTACGGGTAATAACGGTGTCCATTTTTATTTGTTTTTGTTGTATTATCCATAGTCAATTTTGTGCCATAGATTTATAAATCAAAAACTTGCTAAAAATCAAGCCTTTCCCAATCAATCAAAATAAAGCAGTGTTCATTATCGGACACTTTTTGTACGAAATCGAACAGCCATGAAAAAAATGCAAGCCCAAATTTTAATCATCGATGACCAGGAAGACATTCTTTTGTCGGCAAAACTGCTGTTAAAAAAACATTTTGAAACCATCCTCACGGTAAGTTCTCCTAAAAAAATTGTGCAGTTGCTTGCCGATAACCCCATTGATGTTGTTTTGCTGGACATGAATTACCGTATTGGTTTTGAAGATGGCCGAGAAGGTATTCACTGGCTGAAAGAGATCAAAACCCTTTCTCCCAATACGATCGTGATCTTAATGACGGCTTTTGGCAAGGTGGAAACGGCGGTGGAAGGCTTAAAAAGCGGTGCTTTTGACTACATCATGAAACCCTGGGACAACGAGCAGCTGATCTCGTTATTGCAAAATGCCGTTTTAAAGAGCCGGAAAGAAACTAAAAAATCGGAAGCACTCCCTAAAAACAAAGTTATTTTTACCGGTAGTTCCGCCGCTATAAAACAGGCGTATGCCATTGCCGAAAAAGTAGCCCGAACGGATGCCAACGTGCTGGTACTGGGTGAAAACGGTACCGGAAAATATGTTTTTGCCGAATATATTCATCAAAATTCCAATCGTAAAGACAAGCCTTTTATTCATGTTGATCTGGGTTCCTTAAATGAGAATATTTTTGAAAGTGAGCTTTTCGGCTATGCCAAAGGGGCTTTTACCGATGCCAAGACCGATACCCCGGGGCGCTTTGAAGCAGCTCAGAACGGCACTATTTTTTTAGACGAAATCGGAAACATTCCCCTGCACCTGCAATCCAAATTACTGCATATCATTCAGAATAAAACGGTTACCCGGCTTGGCGAAGCAAAACCAAGACCGCTGGATGTGCGTATCATTACCGCTACCAATCTGGATTTAAAACAGGAAGTTGCTTTTAAAAATTTCCGGGAAGATTTGTTTTACCGGATCAATACCATGGAAATCCTGTTACCGCCTTTGCGAAACCGGAAAGAAGATATTATTCCGATGGCTGATTTTTTACTGACGCAAATGATGGCAAAGTACAACCGCGAGTGTATTACGTTTGCTGAAAAAGCACTTCAAAACATCGAAAAACACGCCTGGAACGGTAATATCCGCGAAATGGAAAACCGGATTGAGCGCGCTGTTATTCTATGTGAAAACAGTACCATAACCACAACCGACCTGGATCTGACCGTTATTGTACCGGTGGAAACAGCTGCCGAGGAGATCCAGCTATCCGATATTGAAAAGGCTACCATAGAAAAAATACTGGCCAAACATCACAACAACATTAGCAAAACTGCGGAAGAGTTAGGGCTTTCCCGTGCGGCTTTATACCGGAGAATAGAGAAGTTTAAAATTGACGTAAAAGAATAAATCCCGTTTCGATGACCAAATCCTGGAGAGTTCATAATGCTTTGTTTTTGCGGCTGTTTGTTATTTTACTAACAACCGGGCTTGGCCTGTTTTTATTTCAGAAAGGGCTCACATACAGCCTGTTTTGCTGTATCTGCCTGCTGGTACTGCTTTTGCTCGAGCTTTACTTTTTTTTCAAGAATGTATTTTCCTTTTACGACAAAACCATTTCGGCTATTTTACAGAATGATTTTTCGTCCAGTTATTCGAAAGAATACCAGTTCGGGAATTATAAAAAGCTATACGAACTGTATGACGTTTTAAAAACAAGAGCACAGGAACAGACTTCCAGAGAGATCATTTACCAGTCCATCCTGAACAATATTGACAGCGGCGTTCTTATTCTTGAAAAAGAAAGCGACGAATGGAATATCTTTTTAATGAATGACTATTTTTCCGATTATTTTACGGTGCCCAAGGTGTCCAAATGGTTGTATTTAAAAAACCAGC
This region of Flavobacterium inviolabile genomic DNA includes:
- a CDS encoding efflux RND transporter periplasmic adaptor subunit — translated: MDTVITRKNRKNSYRIGFILLFLAAGYFAYAMITNERSLNISQSEIIVKTVEKEYFEDFIAFQAKVEPLHSMLINVVEGGSVQEIFVGNGDNVEKGQALAKLYNPNTELSYLTQETSIIEQINNLNKARLDIRNQELNLAKDLIAIEHDYNAAKQLYDLNERLFRKEIIAKNDWETTKESFRFQQERKNIIQQSIQKEKQTNRVQIGQINRSIATMEKSLEILRSNKKNFLVTAPLSGRLSSFEPILGKTYQAGESIGKIDVMKGYKLMAKIDEFYLERVATGQKGTIEYKDKQVNVIISKVIPEVKEGKFQIEMNFESEKDLDLQQGLSFGVKLILSERTKKIVLPKGNFSQETSGKWVFVVQGNKAVRRSITLGRENPLYFEVLDGLKAGEKVITSSYKDYQEVTVLNLEK
- a CDS encoding ABC transporter permease, translating into MILNWLKIFVYHFKQNKLFSILNVLGLSIGISGLIFAILYWNEEHSYNAWNPEKEKIFEVFNDMGDAGIWASNPAPLGPIVIKTSKDIDSYCYYNPWYYEEIVSYKGKKELINKIIDAQSNFFSFFPFEFVKGSPKTAIQDGNSMAISESTAKLLFKEEEPLGKQVEYSGRIFMIRGVYRIPGKSSLAPEVVTNLIASSLQENSDQWGNYNYGLLLKLKNPAKTAAVIKTIDRIYYENTTLKMAKEQGLSGPEFVKRYGATKSGLSSLETARLNENVSILPEKKGNYQFLVIMIGLSVLILVLSIVNYVNLTTANAIKRAKEVGVRRIIGATKKQIIQQFVFETILVVCCAVVLSLMLVELSLPYYNSFLEKSLELEGSQFYLQLLGIVLVVILVAGIFPAVYVSNFETLKVLKGNFGRSKNGVWLRNGMLILQFTIATFFIIGSYIVYQQVNFMMNKELGFQGNQVIDISFRRTGNEGNFERYATIKKELMKIKGVQDVSAGTFNFSGSGATSTSGFNYKDVAVQGQNMAIDFGMLKMLDIKMLEGRNLSPGIASDTIDSVILNKTALDRLNEKEPLGKEISWNGNKLKIVGIADDFHLFGLHEKIPPMVFFHIKTIPWMGKTMSRVYVKMSPEDMEKTIAALEKFWTKKVDTDYPFKYDFVNKEFARTYAAYVKQRNLFALLNGVVILIALFGLFALASYSIERRMKEIAIRKTLGAETKTLLKELSLQYLIFGIIGFVAATFPVYYLLNKWLENFAFRITIAVSPFIIGFLVLMFLTLLIVLSKAYQATRVDVLRYLKYE
- a CDS encoding sigma-54-dependent transcriptional regulator encodes the protein MKKMQAQILIIDDQEDILLSAKLLLKKHFETILTVSSPKKIVQLLADNPIDVVLLDMNYRIGFEDGREGIHWLKEIKTLSPNTIVILMTAFGKVETAVEGLKSGAFDYIMKPWDNEQLISLLQNAVLKSRKETKKSEALPKNKVIFTGSSAAIKQAYAIAEKVARTDANVLVLGENGTGKYVFAEYIHQNSNRKDKPFIHVDLGSLNENIFESELFGYAKGAFTDAKTDTPGRFEAAQNGTIFLDEIGNIPLHLQSKLLHIIQNKTVTRLGEAKPRPLDVRIITATNLDLKQEVAFKNFREDLFYRINTMEILLPPLRNRKEDIIPMADFLLTQMMAKYNRECITFAEKALQNIEKHAWNGNIREMENRIERAVILCENSTITTTDLDLTVIVPVETAAEEIQLSDIEKATIEKILAKHHNNISKTAEELGLSRAALYRRIEKFKIDVKE
- a CDS encoding head GIN domain-containing protein, translating into MIRFIITATIGLVGLLCNAQVSENRAIAGFTKIEVSKGVQVFFTQGNTTTVKVESDNEDKLKQIVTAVKGETLKISVQSKKGTNNFQVLKVSVTAPNVASFKIDSGAGFSSENTITVKKAVVDLASGAVFSGNIKATEAVLKLNSAATFKGNIETKDLGANLSGASTLKVTGKAENMKLETASSSFCKAKDLVVQNAVVKAESAAVVTVNVKNSLDVSANSTAVVKYYGTPKNISQQKATLGKISAE
- a CDS encoding ABC transporter ATP-binding protein; translated protein: MIKIENLSKVFRTEEVETAALNGISLQVNEGDFVTIMGPSGCGKSTLLNIVGLLDSASGGSYLMLNQEINGLKEVEKAKVRKQNIGFIFQNFNLIDELSVYDNIALPLIYNNVNVAERKKKVEAIAQRLSISHRLKHYPQQLSGGQQQRVAVARALINDPKIILADEPTGNLDSKNGNEVMELLTDLHAKGATILMVTHSDYDASFSQKTIYMKDGTILTEKNNSRNVDVFVDAKEN